TTTCTTCActttggactgcaccaccgggctcaaaCTTGACCCCTTACTAGATTtcccctccatcctaacccactctaccacgtctccttcccaccaccgccacacctcgTCCACATTAGCCGGCCAAcaaaataatgaagcaagtttggcaacgccaaaccCCCTGCTgattctgcctctgtagcagggttctCCCCACCCTCTGCACCTTCCCACCCATAAAGTCCGATATGATGGCCTTAGCTACTTACAATCTGTCTTTTCATTTAAATCATTAACAGAGTAATTTAACAGTTTGCTAATTTATCAAAGCTAGGTGGGATTGCAAGCTGTGAGAAGAGCCAATAAGATTGCAACGAGATAAAGGCAAGCGAGTGGGCAACAAGgtgacaggtggagtataatgtggggtgtGCTATGTTATCCACCCAATCATTAAAATAGAACATCAGAGTACTTTCAAAAAGGTGTGAAACCCATAAATGctgatgttcagagagacttgaATGTACTCATAGAAGGAAAGCtaaattagcatgcaggtacagcaagccatTAGGAAACCAAATATCATGTTGGCCTGTATTGCAAGGAAgatggagtacaagaataaggaagtcttgctgcaagtACACAGGGATTTGATGAaatcacacctggaatattctgtgcagttttggtttccacaTTTAAAAAGTAGTATACTTACATCGGAGGCAGTACAGCAAAGATTCactgactgattcctgagatgaggaGGTTGCCCAATGATGAGACTGAAAACTGAATCTACTCTCTGGATTTTAGCAGTATAAGGGGTGATCTCAATGAAACATACAAGgtatgaaggggcttgacagggtagatgcagagatgTTGTTTACTTTGGCTGGGAAATGTAGAACAAGGGAGCACTGTCTTAGGATAAGGGGCCAATCACTttaatatataatctttattattgtcacaaataggtttacattaacactgcaatgaagttacagtgaaaagcccctagttgccatacccgagtgcctgttcgggtacacggagggaaaattctgaatgtccaatttacctaacagcacgtctttcggggcatgtgggaggaaaccggagcacccggagaaaacccacgcaggcacagggcgaacatgcagatacgggaagaacatgctgactccgcacagacagtgacccaagcgggaatcgaacctgggaccctggcactgtgaagcaacagtgctaaccattatgctactgggactgagatgaggaaaaattacttcagttatgaatctttggaattctccagctgAGTGGGCAgtgaatgctccatcattgaaAATATTTAAGGCTAAGGTAGACAGATTTTCAAAATCTCAAGGAATGAAGAAACGCGAGGAacaagcaggaaagtggaattgaaaccaaagatcagccatgatcatattgaataggggagcaggctcgatgggcaacCAGAAAGTCCCCACATAAAAGGGATCATCTTGCGCATGGTTTTAAGTTACTATACACTTAAATAAAACATCTGCATACTCCAAAAATAAATTAGACAGCATAAAGTCTTGATTGGTCTGAAATCTCCATTTGCCATAACTGAGCTCATTTGATCTCCTTTGCCCAAAAAAACACAGTAAATCTCATTGAGTTCAAATCTCATTTAGCCAAGAGGGTGCTGTAGCATGTATTTGGAGtagcaatccagaggcctggacaaaTGAATCGTAGCAAGTTAAAATCTCACCATGGCTGTtggggaatttgaattcaattaatgacAAATCAGTTAAAATAAAAagctagggggcgattctccgagccccacgccgggccggagaatcgctgcaaccgcgccacgacgccggcgcgtgattctctgaGGTGCTGAGAatcgcgccatttgcgccggcgcggccactggaatcggcggggccgccgattctccggccggatcggccgaacggatacgacagagtcccgctggcgccgttcaccacTGGTCGCTGTCAGcgagaactctgcgcgaacggtccgggggggggggggggggggtcttccgatggggtctgacctgcgaccggggcccaccgatcggccggcctctcccccctgggcctactttactgcgtggccagcccctgaacaccgatgccatgttgagtcagggccaACGCgcggaagaagtcccccacgcgtgCACAGGTTGGCGCGGTCCAGCTGCGCTTGTGCgagttggtgccgggaagggaggctggagcagcgtgaaccgctccagcgctgtgctggccccgtgggggccagaatcggtcgtccccgtgcccgttttgtgccgtcgtgaaacgtgacggcattcacgacggcacgaacacttggctccatttgggagaatcgccccctcgtctcagtaatggcgaccataaGCCTTGCACATTGTCACAAAACCCATCacattcaccaatgtccttcagagaaggaaatctgccttccaaaGCAAGTACAGACAAACGCAACTCCAGATTTATGACAATGTGGTTGACACTGGCAAGGCAAGTCATTAAATTCTAACCAAGCAGCAGCTCACCACTATTTTATCAAGAACAATTAGGAATGGCTGATAAATTCTGGCCTTACAGCAAAATaccacatcacatgaatgaatttttaaaaaaacatgattgCAGACCTACATGGACTCCCAGTTTTGCCCCTTCCtatttctgtaacttcctccagctttACAATCCACAATAACTCTGCTTCCTTCCAACTATAGCCTGTAATATAACCTTTCACATCTGCACTTGCAGCATGCTTTCAGCCCTCCAGCTCTCTCTTCCATATAAAACATACTCTTGATCAATTACCTGACCCAATATCACCTTGTGTTAACATTTTGGGATTACACGTGGCACATTTGACTACATTAAAGAGGTATTATATAAATGGTCATTAGAATATCTAAGATGAGGCCATACATAATTCCCAAAGCACTAGTGATGTCAGACAAAATCAAATCAGGAAGTCTCCAGTTGAATTTCCAATCAGGTTTGAGATAGCTATTTTAGCCAGGATGAGCACGGAGGCATTAAATTGACCGCAGTACAGTGGTAGAAACACAAGAGATCAGATAACTATTCACTAATCCTGCTGGAATTAAACGAGGCAGCTTGTGTGGTGAAAAATACTGGATGCATATTTTAATGAATATAATGACCACATTTCTGTGCTACACCATTGGATAATCGAGATTTACACCCAAACCAAAAACTTTTCAAGTTCTTTCATATTCTCACTAATTTTTACTGCAGGTGAGGAAACCTGGTTGCCCTTCTAACAAATCAAAGTAAAACCACTTTGGAGATGCTCTCGCACCCTGCAATACCACTGTAGACCGACAGTCAAACAATGTGACTTTTTAAATTCACACGGTGGTCAAAAAAACAACAGGCGGCTTACTTACATGACTAGACAAGATGTCAGACTTTTACAGAGTAATAATTGTGTTTGCAGACAGGTTCATTTAGCGATAGCCTCACACTACAGTTTAGGACGATGCCAGGGACTGACTATGAGACCAGGGTATCGGGATGCCCAGCGATCACTCGGTGACAATAAGGGACATTTACTCACCACCAGATTCCAGTCGGTATCCAGCCGGTCTGCCAGtccgcacagatacacacacaggtacagGGTCGAGCACAGGAACATGGTGACGGACACAAACATTACCCAGCCTTGCATCAGGGGCACCGGGACATTAGACGAGGCGATCAGAATCCAAACCAACCCTCCGAATAGCTTGAGGTAAAAGAGAGAAAGATTTATCTGCTGGGTAAAGACACTGGGCGTCACCACCCAGCAGCTTTTGCTATAATCATTACCAACTACTCACAATCTCCAAACAGATTAAAGCTCCGGAATAGGTTTGCAGCACCGACGTTCCGAGAGGTAAAGTTATCCGAGGAGCCGGGAAAGCCACGGCGTTAGAGTTCAGGCTGGGAGTTGTAGCGGGAGCCGACATTGTTCGTGTGACCGTCAACAGGTGAGGCAGAGAGCTGGGAGCGGCAACACGTGACAGCGATCCCGGACAGGTGCTGGTGATCCGGGGAGCCCCGCCCACACCCAGTCAGCCCGCTCACAGCGGCTCAGCCCCGCCCACACCCAGCCAGCCCGCTCACAGCGGCTCAGCCCCGCCCACACCCAGCCAGCCCCGCCCACACCCAGCCAGCCCCGCTCACAGCGGCTCAGCCCCGCCCACACCCAGCCAGCCCCGCCCACACCCAGCCAGCCCCGCTCACAGCGGCTCAGCTCCGCCCACATCCAGACAGCCCCGCCCACAGTGACCCAGCCCCACCCAGAGAGACTCAACCCCGCCccacctttttatggggtatgtggaacattccttgttccaggcctatccggggcccctccccacaactcctttaccgatacatgctctcgcccggacctggaaaaattcatcaacttcgcttccagtttccacccctccatcactttcacctggtccatctcagacacttcccttcccctccttgatctttctgtctccatttccggcaatagactatccactaatatccactacaagcccactgactcccacagctatctggactacagctcttcgcaccggagaaaggactccatccctttctctcaactccttcgcctccatcgcatttgttccgatgatgccactttccaaaatggtgcttcgaaaatgtgttccttctttctCAACCGTGACTTCCCAccgacagttgtggacagggccctcaacagtgtgcggtccatttcccgcgccactaccctg
This Scyliorhinus torazame isolate Kashiwa2021f chromosome 11, sScyTor2.1, whole genome shotgun sequence DNA region includes the following protein-coding sequences:
- the mal2 gene encoding protein MAL2, whose amino-acid sequence is MSAPATTPSLNSNAVAFPAPRITLPLGTSVLQTYSGALICLEILFGGLVWILIASSNVPVPLMQGWVMFVSVTMFLCSTLYLCVYLCGLADRLDTDWNLVDFVYHFVAFVFYFGASVLEAATTAAAVERKAINATTAIFVTVLDYRQYSINVAATIFSFVVTLCYACSLGLALRRWKL